A single genomic interval of Cellvibrio sp. PSBB023 harbors:
- a CDS encoding PAS domain-containing methyl-accepting chemotaxis protein, which translates to MELHFWKKAVDNKGAEAEEKLRESEDEFNAIQQNTAYISFNPQGYIIDVNDIFLAAVGYSKAEVLGKHHRIFCDASYSQSSSYDQFWSDLANGKAFSGTFERFKKNGESIFLAANYFPVRNHNNIVVKIIKIANDVTKTQQVLDSKNAVLEALDKSLAVIEFTPDGDIVNANANFLSTMGYELSAIVGKNHRLFCDNEFYKENPDFWRKLARGEHFSGRFKRKDARGEIVWLEATYNPIFNQAGKVYKVIKFASDITERVSTALKTVDMAATTSEETSQITTNAVRVLNEAVETSHSIADQVKAASIIGAQLISQSKSINDIVTTIRAIADQTNLLALNAAIEAARAGDAGRGFSVVADEVRKLAADTAKATAEIANVVKNNTALIHQVDEKLDAITGIALHGEDSINEVASGLDDVRNGVNQFLQMVEMMRP; encoded by the coding sequence ATGGAGTTACATTTTTGGAAAAAGGCTGTGGATAATAAAGGCGCAGAGGCCGAAGAAAAACTGCGTGAAAGCGAGGATGAGTTTAACGCCATACAACAGAATACAGCCTATATCAGTTTTAACCCGCAGGGTTATATTATTGATGTGAATGATATTTTCCTGGCGGCCGTAGGCTATTCAAAAGCCGAGGTGCTAGGTAAACATCACCGCATTTTTTGCGATGCAAGCTACAGTCAAAGCAGTAGCTACGATCAGTTCTGGAGCGATTTAGCCAACGGCAAAGCCTTTTCCGGAACCTTTGAGCGCTTCAAAAAGAATGGCGAGTCTATTTTTCTGGCAGCGAATTATTTTCCGGTACGCAATCACAATAATATAGTCGTTAAAATTATAAAGATTGCAAATGATGTAACTAAAACACAGCAAGTGCTGGATTCCAAAAATGCGGTGCTGGAAGCCTTGGATAAATCGCTAGCGGTGATTGAGTTTACACCCGATGGCGATATTGTGAATGCTAACGCCAATTTTCTCAGCACCATGGGTTATGAGTTGTCTGCTATTGTCGGTAAAAATCATCGCTTGTTTTGCGACAATGAATTTTACAAAGAGAACCCGGATTTTTGGCGGAAACTCGCGCGCGGTGAGCACTTTTCCGGCCGCTTCAAGCGCAAAGATGCACGCGGTGAAATTGTATGGTTGGAGGCAACCTACAATCCCATTTTTAATCAAGCGGGCAAGGTTTACAAAGTCATCAAGTTTGCATCGGACATCACCGAGCGTGTCAGTACCGCATTGAAAACCGTAGACATGGCGGCGACCACTTCAGAGGAAACCTCACAAATTACCACCAATGCCGTCAGGGTATTGAATGAGGCAGTAGAAACATCGCACAGCATTGCTGATCAAGTGAAAGCGGCGTCGATTATTGGCGCACAGCTAATTTCCCAATCCAAAAGTATTAACGATATTGTCACGACTATTCGCGCCATTGCCGATCAAACCAATTTGCTGGCATTAAACGCTGCCATAGAAGCTGCGCGGGCGGGGGATGCCGGGCGGGGGTTCTCGGTGGTGGCCGATGAAGTTCGAAAGTTGGCTGCCGATACGGCAAAAGCAACCGCAGAAATTGCCAATGTTGTTAAAAATAACACGGCGCTGATTCATCAAGTGGATGAAAAACTGGATGCAATTACCGGCATTGCCCTGCATGGTGAAGACAGTATTAATGAAGTGGCATCCGGGTTGGATGATGTGCGTAACGGCGTAAACCAATTTTTACAAATGGTTGAGATGATGCGCCCTTAA